The following proteins come from a genomic window of Anaerobutyricum hallii:
- a CDS encoding M20 metallopeptidase family protein codes for MIREELLEKVSGKREEFISWYHEFHQIPELGFEEEKTTELICEKLTAMGIHPLRLDPTGVTAYIGPHDAYTVALRADIDGLRVSEDTDLPFQSKHPGKMHACGHDGHIAGLLGAASILKEMESELTVRVKLIFQPSEENTKGAKHIISQGILEDVDEIFGLHLFSDIKAGEISVEPGARMAQTDRFSITFIGKGGHAAKPHQCVDATVMAADFVMNIQTIVARELDPIEGAVVTVGSLKSGTQYNIISGKAVLEGTCRSYSEIVAQHLQDAIRRRAEAVADSYGGNVKIAYEQGSHPPVLNDEALSRRIADEAEQLLENRKLVHIAPLMLGEDFSWYQKEVPGVFAFAGCGTPGRKCYPNHHPKFEIEESALADGVLLHLAAVVSAMHREKEE; via the coding sequence ATGATACGGGAAGAATTATTAGAGAAAGTATCCGGGAAGAGAGAAGAGTTCATTTCCTGGTATCATGAATTCCATCAGATACCGGAATTGGGTTTTGAGGAAGAAAAAACAACAGAATTAATCTGTGAGAAGCTTACTGCGATGGGAATTCATCCACTTCGTTTGGATCCAACAGGAGTAACCGCATATATTGGACCACATGATGCCTATACAGTAGCACTTAGAGCGGATATTGATGGTCTGAGAGTTTCAGAAGATACGGATCTGCCATTTCAGTCAAAACATCCGGGAAAGATGCATGCCTGTGGACACGATGGACATATTGCAGGGCTTTTAGGGGCAGCCTCCATATTAAAAGAGATGGAATCAGAACTTACAGTACGTGTCAAGCTGATTTTTCAGCCATCTGAAGAGAATACAAAAGGTGCAAAACATATTATTTCACAGGGAATCTTAGAAGATGTGGATGAGATATTTGGCCTGCATCTGTTTTCCGATATAAAGGCCGGGGAGATTTCGGTAGAACCGGGAGCAAGAATGGCACAGACAGACCGTTTTTCTATTACTTTTATCGGTAAAGGCGGCCATGCGGCAAAACCGCATCAATGTGTGGATGCTACGGTTATGGCAGCGGATTTTGTGATGAATATACAGACAATTGTAGCAAGAGAATTAGACCCGATCGAAGGAGCAGTTGTCACAGTCGGTTCCTTAAAATCAGGAACACAGTATAATATCATTTCAGGAAAAGCCGTATTAGAAGGAACTTGTCGAAGTTATTCTGAAATAGTAGCACAGCATCTGCAGGATGCCATCCGAAGAAGAGCGGAAGCAGTCGCTGACAGCTACGGTGGGAATGTAAAGATTGCTTATGAGCAGGGTTCCCATCCACCGGTACTTAACGACGAAGCACTTTCCCGTCGGATCGCAGACGAAGCGGAACAGCTATTAGAGAATAGAAAGCTGGTCCATATCGCACCATTGATGCTTGGAGAAGACTTCTCCTGGTACCAGAAGGAAGTTCCGGGCGTATTTGCCTTCGCAGGCTGTGGCACACCGGGAAGAAAGTGTTATCCGAATCATCATCCGAAGTTTGAGATCGAAGAATCTGCACTTGCTGATGGAGTGCTGCTTCATTTGGCGGCGGTAGTTTCGGCGATGCATCGGGAGAAGGAAGAGTAG
- a CDS encoding DUF1700 domain-containing protein gives MTKEQFMMELEQSLQGEVSAYELSDSLTYYRQYFEDEIRNGKSEEDVIRELGSPRLIARSIIDAHGNEGAASGNSGYEDSDYREGSYSNYGSSYDSERGDIESSRQRGSGTLQNAGRMIMTIIISALIFFVVLFLLRALLPVAVVIIAIVFIVRLIRG, from the coding sequence ATGACAAAAGAACAGTTTATGATGGAATTAGAACAGTCTCTGCAAGGAGAGGTATCTGCGTATGAATTGTCCGATTCTTTAACATATTACAGGCAGTATTTTGAGGACGAGATCCGTAATGGAAAAAGTGAGGAAGATGTGATCCGGGAGTTAGGAAGTCCACGTCTTATCGCACGTTCAATTATTGATGCTCATGGGAATGAGGGGGCCGCTTCTGGTAATTCAGGTTATGAAGACAGCGATTACAGGGAAGGCTCATACAGTAATTATGGAAGTTCGTATGATTCTGAAAGAGGCGATATTGAAAGCAGCAGACAGCGGGGAAGCGGAACGCTGCAGAATGCTGGAAGAATGATCATGACAATCATTATATCAGCACTTATATTTTTTGTTGTATTATTTTTACTTCGGGCATTGTTACCGGTCGCAGTTGTAATTATTGCAATCGTGTTCATTGTTCGTTTGATTCGTGGATAG
- a CDS encoding potassium channel family protein — protein sequence MKKKRGTAYGVIGLGRFGTALAIALAQAGKEVIAVDRSEEKIKNIRRYTDYAFVAESLGIDTLRETGIQNCDVAIICIGEKVDVSILTTMSALELGVPHVIAKATSEEQGAVLKKLGAEVVYPERDMALRLGKKLISDNFLDFVSLSNNIEIRQIPVGKNLIGKSVQESEIRRKYQLNIIALENNSETNIEIMPDYRFKHNDIIVVIGKTENMDKFEKDN from the coding sequence ATGAAAAAGAAGCGTGGAACAGCTTATGGAGTGATTGGACTTGGACGTTTTGGAACAGCACTTGCCATTGCCCTTGCACAGGCAGGAAAAGAAGTAATCGCAGTTGACAGAAGTGAAGAAAAGATTAAAAATATCCGTCGTTATACGGATTATGCGTTTGTAGCAGAAAGTCTGGGAATCGATACGTTAAGAGAAACAGGAATCCAGAACTGCGATGTTGCAATTATCTGTATTGGAGAAAAAGTCGATGTCAGTATTTTAACAACAATGTCTGCATTAGAACTTGGCGTGCCGCATGTTATTGCCAAAGCGACAAGTGAAGAGCAGGGAGCAGTATTAAAGAAGCTTGGCGCAGAGGTAGTCTATCCGGAACGTGATATGGCACTTCGCCTTGGGAAAAAATTAATATCGGATAATTTCCTTGATTTTGTTTCTTTAAGTAACAATATAGAAATCCGTCAGATTCCGGTTGGGAAAAATCTGATCGGCAAAAGTGTGCAGGAATCAGAAATCCGTCGGAAGTATCAATTAAATATTATCGCTTTAGAAAATAATTCGGAAACGAATATTGAAATTATGCCGGATTATCGCTTTAAACATAATGATATTATTGTAGTAATTGGAAAAACCGAAAATATGGATAAATTTGAAAAAGATAATTAG
- a CDS encoding TrkH family potassium uptake protein encodes MKRIFDLLKKQSPSRIIALGFSVVILTGAILLMMPFSLKKGVHLSFLNALFTSTSAVCVTGLVVVDTADSFTAIGQIIIAMLIQIGGLGIASVGVGLIIAAGKRVSIKSRLMVKEALNVDTYGGMVRLVRVVLAITLGFEAVGALISFIVFRKDYSPLHAIGISIFHSIAAFNNAGFDNLGGMHNLIPYKDNILLNITTDILVIAGGLGFLVLVDIVKQKRFKKLCLHSKVVVSMTAVLLLGGMFILKATEKNITWMGAFFQSMTTRTAGFSTYDIGSFSKAGLFAMCILMFIGASPGSTGGGAKTTTIFVMIQALKCMGRKKSAHAFRRSISDENISKAFMITVLYVGILCTATFLICVFEPEYDFIQLIFEVISAFSTAGLSTGITPELGIAARILLILLMFTGRVGAFTLLSVWSKDTTPNARYSEEMISIG; translated from the coding sequence ATGAAGCGGATATTTGATTTATTAAAAAAGCAAAGTCCAAGCAGGATTATTGCGCTGGGGTTTAGTGTAGTAATCCTGACGGGAGCAATACTATTGATGATGCCTTTTTCTCTGAAAAAAGGAGTACATCTTTCTTTTCTTAATGCATTATTTACATCAACGAGTGCTGTTTGCGTTACCGGTCTTGTAGTAGTAGATACTGCAGACAGCTTTACTGCGATAGGGCAGATAATCATTGCCATGTTGATACAGATCGGTGGTCTGGGAATTGCTTCTGTCGGTGTCGGACTGATTATCGCAGCCGGTAAAAGAGTAAGCATTAAAAGCCGTCTGATGGTAAAAGAGGCATTAAATGTTGACACCTATGGCGGAATGGTGCGTCTGGTGCGGGTCGTTCTTGCGATTACTCTTGGATTTGAGGCAGTAGGAGCGCTTATCAGTTTTATTGTATTTAGGAAAGATTATTCGCCATTACATGCAATAGGAATAAGCATTTTTCATTCTATTGCCGCGTTTAATAATGCTGGCTTTGATAATCTTGGAGGAATGCATAATCTGATTCCCTACAAAGATAATATTTTACTAAATATAACAACAGATATTTTGGTAATTGCCGGCGGTCTTGGTTTTCTTGTTCTTGTAGATATTGTGAAGCAAAAACGTTTTAAAAAACTTTGTCTGCATTCAAAGGTTGTTGTTTCTATGACAGCAGTACTTCTGCTTGGAGGTATGTTTATTTTAAAGGCAACAGAAAAAAATATCACATGGATGGGTGCATTTTTTCAGAGTATGACAACGAGAACAGCAGGATTTTCTACGTATGATATTGGAAGCTTTTCAAAAGCAGGCTTATTTGCGATGTGTATTCTTATGTTCATCGGTGCCTCTCCGGGTTCAACGGGAGGTGGTGCAAAGACAACGACCATTTTTGTGATGATACAGGCTTTAAAATGTATGGGAAGGAAAAAGTCTGCACATGCTTTCCGGCGCAGCATATCTGATGAGAATATTTCAAAGGCATTTATGATTACAGTATTATATGTCGGCATTTTATGCACCGCTACATTTTTGATATGTGTATTTGAGCCGGAATATGATTTTATACAGCTTATATTTGAAGTGATATCTGCATTCAGTACCGCAGGACTTTCTACAGGAATTACTCCGGAACTTGGCATAGCTGCAAGAATACTTCTTATTCTGTTAATGTTTACGGGACGTGTTGGTGCATTTACACTTCTTTCTGTATGGAGTAAAGATACTACACCGAATGCAAGATATTCTGAAGAAATGATTTCGATTGGATAG
- a CDS encoding hemolysin family protein, which yields MVGIIILQIVLIILNAIFSSAEISVISMNETKIKQMAEEGDRRAEKAVLLLEKPAKFLEAIQAAVTFAGLLSGAFVAVYFAEFVKSVVLEGFAGKMIVSEQVIYGVSVIVVTLILTYVNLLFGEILPKRAAMSKSEDDAFKRVGILFLAAKLFAPLAGLLHISSNIFLRIVGINPEEEQEVVTEEEIRMMLAEGKEQGTIQNEESKLIQNVFEFNDTTAEQVSTRRRDLVCLNLEDDAQEWEKTIRECRFSHFPIIDSNQEDVVGILDTKDYFRSEDKSKEYVMKNAVDDPYFVPENMKANILFAHMKKVRIYFAVVLDEYGGMSGIVTLHDLVEALVGELEEEEMPAKPEDIKKIKEDVWRIQGCAQLDEVSEALGVEFPEVFDTFSGFVWDAIGRVPAEGEKFSLEVNDLKIDVKNIENHMVDYAIVRKVKKRGSNEADI from the coding sequence ATGGTTGGCATAATAATATTACAGATTGTATTGATCATATTGAATGCGATTTTTTCAAGTGCAGAGATTTCGGTTATTTCTATGAATGAAACAAAGATAAAACAGATGGCAGAAGAAGGTGACCGACGGGCTGAGAAGGCTGTTCTGCTCCTTGAGAAGCCGGCAAAGTTTCTTGAGGCGATACAGGCGGCTGTGACATTCGCAGGATTGCTAAGTGGCGCTTTTGTGGCAGTGTATTTTGCAGAATTTGTAAAAAGTGTAGTGCTGGAAGGTTTTGCAGGAAAGATGATTGTTTCAGAACAGGTCATTTATGGAGTGTCGGTTATCGTAGTTACACTTATTCTTACGTATGTGAATCTGCTGTTTGGTGAGATATTGCCAAAAAGGGCAGCGATGAGTAAATCCGAGGATGATGCCTTTAAAAGGGTAGGAATATTATTTCTTGCTGCGAAGCTATTTGCACCGCTTGCGGGATTGCTTCATATTTCTTCTAATATCTTTTTGCGGATAGTCGGTATTAATCCGGAGGAAGAACAGGAAGTAGTTACAGAAGAGGAAATCCGTATGATGCTTGCAGAGGGAAAAGAGCAGGGTACGATTCAGAATGAAGAGAGTAAACTGATCCAGAATGTATTTGAGTTTAATGATACGACAGCGGAACAGGTCAGTACAAGACGGCGGGATCTGGTTTGTTTAAATCTTGAGGACGATGCGCAGGAATGGGAGAAGACGATCAGAGAATGTCGTTTTTCACATTTTCCGATTATTGATTCAAATCAGGAAGACGTTGTAGGGATTCTTGATACGAAAGATTATTTTCGTTCGGAAGATAAGTCAAAGGAATACGTAATGAAGAATGCGGTGGATGATCCGTATTTTGTACCAGAGAATATGAAGGCCAACATATTGTTTGCACATATGAAGAAGGTTAGGATTTATTTTGCAGTTGTACTTGATGAGTACGGAGGAATGAGTGGAATCGTAACGCTTCATGACCTGGTAGAAGCTTTAGTTGGTGAGTTAGAAGAAGAAGAAATGCCGGCAAAACCGGAAGATATTAAAAAAATCAAAGAAGATGTCTGGCGGATTCAGGGCTGTGCACAGCTTGACGAGGTATCGGAGGCTCTTGGTGTAGAGTTCCCGGAAGTGTTTGATACTTTCAGTGGTTTTGTGTGGGATGCAATCGGAAGAGTTCCGGCAGAAGGAGAAAAGTTTTCGCTGGAAGTGAATGATTTAAAGATAGATGTAAAAAATATTGAGAATCATATGGTGGACTATGCAATCGTGCGAAAAGTTAAGAAAAGAGGAAGCAATGAAGCGGATATTTGA
- the groL gene encoding chaperonin GroEL (60 kDa chaperone family; promotes refolding of misfolded polypeptides especially under stressful conditions; forms two stacked rings of heptamers to form a barrel-shaped 14mer; ends can be capped by GroES; misfolded proteins enter the barrel where they are refolded when GroES binds), producing the protein MAKEIKYGVEARKALEAGVNQLADTVRVTLGPKGRNVVLDKSFGAPLITNDGVTIAKDIELEDAFENMGAQIVKEVATKTNDVAGDGTTTATVLAQAMINAGMKNLAAGANPIILRKGMKKATNAAVEAIEKMSEQVGGKEQIAKVASISAADEEVGQLVADAMEKVSQDGVITIEESKTMKTELDLVEGMQFDRGYISAYMATDMEKMVAELDDPYILITDKKIANIQEILPLLEQIVQSGSKLLIIAEDIEGEALTTLIVNKLRGTFSVVGVKAPGYGDRRKAMLEDIAILTGGTVVSEEVGIELKDATIDMLGRAKSVKVEKENTVIVDGAGDKDAIKARVGQIKSQIEETTSEFDKEKLQERLAKLSGGVAVIRVGAATETEMKEAKLRLEDALAATRAAVEEGIIAGGGSAYIHAAKAVKEMAKELSGDEKTGAEIVLKALEAPLYHIAANAGLEGSVIINKVAESEVGMGFDALTETYVNMVESGIIDPAKVTRSALQNATSVASTLLTTESVVADIKEDAPAPAMPAGGMGMM; encoded by the coding sequence ATGGCTAAAGAGATTAAATATGGCGTAGAAGCCAGAAAAGCATTAGAAGCAGGCGTAAACCAGTTAGCAGATACTGTAAGAGTAACACTTGGACCAAAAGGACGTAACGTAGTTCTTGATAAGAGCTTTGGCGCTCCTTTAATTACAAATGATGGTGTTACGATCGCAAAAGATATTGAATTAGAAGATGCATTTGAAAATATGGGTGCTCAGATTGTAAAAGAAGTTGCAACAAAGACAAACGATGTTGCAGGTGACGGTACTACAACAGCTACTGTTTTAGCACAGGCAATGATCAATGCAGGTATGAAGAACTTAGCAGCAGGTGCAAATCCTATTATCTTAAGAAAAGGTATGAAGAAAGCAACAAATGCAGCAGTAGAAGCTATCGAAAAGATGAGCGAGCAGGTTGGAGGCAAAGAACAGATTGCCAAAGTTGCATCAATCTCTGCCGCTGATGAAGAAGTTGGCCAGTTAGTAGCAGACGCTATGGAGAAAGTTTCTCAGGATGGCGTTATTACGATCGAAGAGTCTAAGACAATGAAAACAGAACTTGACCTTGTAGAAGGTATGCAGTTCGATCGTGGATATATTTCAGCTTATATGGCAACAGACATGGAAAAAATGGTTGCAGAATTAGATGATCCATATATTCTGATTACAGATAAGAAGATTGCTAATATTCAGGAAATCCTTCCATTATTAGAGCAGATTGTACAGAGCGGTTCTAAATTATTAATTATCGCTGAGGATATTGAAGGAGAAGCATTAACAACATTAATCGTTAACAAATTAAGAGGAACATTCTCTGTTGTTGGTGTGAAAGCTCCTGGATATGGTGACAGAAGAAAAGCAATGCTTGAAGATATCGCTATCTTAACAGGTGGTACAGTTGTTTCTGAAGAAGTTGGTATCGAACTGAAAGATGCAACAATTGATATGCTTGGTCGTGCAAAATCTGTTAAAGTTGAAAAAGAGAATACAGTAATCGTTGATGGTGCTGGAGATAAAGATGCGATCAAAGCAAGAGTAGGTCAGATTAAGTCCCAGATTGAAGAGACAACATCTGAGTTTGATAAAGAAAAATTACAGGAAAGATTAGCTAAATTATCTGGTGGTGTTGCAGTTATTCGTGTTGGTGCCGCAACAGAAACAGAAATGAAAGAAGCAAAACTTCGTCTGGAAGATGCTTTAGCAGCAACAAGAGCAGCAGTGGAAGAAGGTATCATCGCAGGTGGTGGATCTGCTTACATCCATGCAGCAAAAGCAGTGAAAGAAATGGCTAAAGAACTTTCTGGTGATGAAAAGACAGGTGCCGAAATCGTGCTGAAAGCGTTAGAAGCTCCTTTATATCACATTGCAGCGAATGCAGGGCTTGAAGGATCTGTTATCATTAACAAAGTAGCAGAAAGCGAAGTAGGAATGGGATTTGATGCATTAACAGAAACATATGTAAATATGGTTGAATCTGGAATCATTGATCCTGCAAAGGTAACAAGAAGTGCATTACAGAACGCAACAAGCGTAGCTTCTACTTTACTGACAACAGAATCTGTAGTAGCAGACATTAAAGAAGATGCACCAGCTCCAGCAATGCCAGCAGGCGGAATGGGAATGATGTAA
- a CDS encoding co-chaperone GroES, with amino-acid sequence MKLVPLADRVVLKQLEAETKTKTGIILTSSAQEKPQEAEVVAVGPGTDDVKMEVTVGQKVIYSKYAGTNVKMEEEEYIIVKQSDILAIVE; translated from the coding sequence ATGAAGTTAGTACCATTAGCAGACAGAGTTGTATTAAAACAGCTGGAGGCAGAAACAAAAACAAAGACTGGTATTATTCTTACTAGCTCCGCACAGGAAAAACCACAGGAAGCAGAAGTAGTAGCTGTAGGTCCTGGAACAGATGATGTTAAGATGGAAGTAACCGTTGGACAGAAAGTAATTTATTCTAAATATGCAGGAACGAATGTTAAAATGGAAGAGGAAGAATATATCATCGTAAAACAGAGTGATATTCTTGCAATCGTAGAATAA
- a CDS encoding BlaI/MecI/CopY family transcriptional regulator, whose translation MSSHLSKTEYEIMEYFWGMGDKYTFGELMKYFNENLDKNWKKQTLNTFLSRLIEKGLLKKEKEGTKTCYQMKITKAQFKQNKARAILKESYDGKISHFIAALTGDDAITDVDEQELLSQIKAIKSDS comes from the coding sequence ATGAGTAGTCACTTGAGTAAAACAGAATACGAGATAATGGAGTATTTCTGGGGAATGGGGGATAAGTATACTTTTGGGGAATTGATGAAGTATTTTAATGAGAATCTGGATAAAAACTGGAAGAAACAGACATTGAATACTTTTTTAAGCCGTCTCATTGAAAAGGGACTGTTAAAGAAAGAAAAAGAAGGAACAAAGACCTGTTATCAGATGAAGATAACAAAGGCGCAGTTTAAGCAGAATAAAGCAAGGGCGATTCTTAAAGAGTCATACGATGGAAAGATCAGCCATTTTATTGCGGCGCTGACGGGTGATGATGCGATTACGGATGTGGATGAGCAGGAACTGCTCTCACAGATTAAAGCGATAAAGAGTGATTCCTGA
- a CDS encoding DMT family transporter, translating to MSQKNKGIILIITSAFFFALMNMMVRLAGDLPSIEKSFFRNFVAVFFALIALKKSHTPVHIPKGQLKNLLMRSICGTLGILCNYYAIDHLMLADASILNKLSPFFAILFSFLLLKEKIHPFAASCVCIAFIGSLFVIKPGFASVTALPAFIGLLGGMGAGIAYTYVRILGTNGVKGPFIVLFFSAFSCIVTLPYLIFDFHPMTLAQFGCLLLAGLFASGGQFTITAAYTCAPAGEISIYDYSQIIFSTILGFLFLRQIPDLWSFVGYGIIIAASVAMFLFNNRKRA from the coding sequence ATGAGTCAGAAAAATAAAGGGATTATCTTGATTATTACGTCAGCTTTTTTCTTTGCACTTATGAATATGATGGTTCGGCTTGCCGGAGATCTGCCGTCTATTGAGAAAAGCTTTTTCCGTAATTTTGTTGCAGTATTTTTTGCGCTTATTGCTTTGAAAAAATCGCATACACCAGTGCATATACCAAAAGGACAGCTTAAAAATCTGTTGATGCGTTCAATCTGTGGTACGCTTGGTATTTTATGTAATTACTATGCGATCGATCATCTGATGCTTGCAGATGCATCTATTTTAAATAAACTATCTCCGTTCTTTGCCATTTTGTTTTCATTTCTGCTTTTAAAAGAAAAAATACATCCATTTGCGGCAAGTTGTGTATGTATCGCTTTTATCGGAAGTTTATTTGTTATTAAACCAGGTTTTGCCTCAGTAACTGCACTCCCGGCTTTTATTGGACTTCTTGGTGGAATGGGAGCAGGAATCGCATATACGTATGTTCGAATCCTTGGAACAAACGGTGTGAAAGGTCCGTTTATCGTCCTCTTTTTCTCCGCATTCTCCTGTATAGTGACATTGCCATATCTTATATTTGACTTTCATCCAATGACACTTGCTCAGTTTGGCTGTCTGCTCCTTGCCGGATTATTTGCAAGTGGAGGACAGTTTACTATTACTGCAGCATATACCTGCGCACCGGCAGGCGAGATTTCAATCTATGATTATTCACAGATTATTTTCTCCACAATCCTTGGTTTTCTGTTCCTTAGACAGATTCCTGATTTGTGGAGCTTTGTCGGATACGGAATTATCATCGCAGCTTCTGTTGCCATGTTCTTGTTCAATAATCGAAAGAGAGCGTAA
- a CDS encoding polysaccharide deacetylase family protein yields MKRKKKSGAVKMIAAIVVVVILLCGIFAIIRNLFSPGSADNKAGNKGMDSGKATEASTEKADNSVPMTDLKVSAPATTIRVGETMQLKITHEPSNATNTKLKWTCDKDGMVTVTKDGVLKPGKNAGKNTVKVTATATDGSKLSASFDLRIYPAIDPSKPMVAITFDDGPNPDTTTPMLDTLEENYAKATFFCLGQNAGYYPETVQREHNLGMEVGTHTYSHKVLTSLDASTLDSEISKSVNAIEDAIGVKPSLMRPPYGAVNKTVLSAVGGYNLCCMNWSLDTEDWKTKNADATYNEVMKAQDGDVVLLHDIHEYNVDAVKRFVPDLIAQGFQLVTVPELYKARGESLDAGTVHYRTDPTTQAVTETTPADSTDAATGTTAVSE; encoded by the coding sequence ATGAAAAGAAAAAAGAAATCAGGTGCCGTTAAGATGATCGCAGCAATCGTAGTTGTTGTGATATTATTATGTGGTATTTTTGCTATTATAAGGAATCTTTTTTCTCCTGGTTCAGCAGATAACAAAGCAGGGAATAAAGGAATGGATTCAGGAAAAGCAACAGAAGCATCAACTGAAAAAGCGGATAACAGTGTACCGATGACAGATTTAAAGGTCAGTGCACCGGCAACAACGATTCGTGTTGGCGAGACAATGCAGTTAAAGATTACGCATGAGCCATCGAATGCGACAAATACGAAGCTGAAGTGGACTTGTGATAAAGATGGAATGGTAACAGTTACAAAAGATGGAGTGTTAAAACCAGGCAAGAATGCAGGTAAGAATACAGTGAAGGTAACTGCTACAGCAACAGATGGTTCGAAGTTAAGCGCATCTTTTGATCTTAGAATTTATCCGGCAATCGACCCAAGTAAACCAATGGTAGCGATTACTTTTGATGATGGTCCTAACCCGGATACAACAACCCCAATGCTTGATACTTTAGAAGAAAACTATGCAAAGGCAACTTTCTTCTGTTTAGGACAGAATGCGGGATATTATCCGGAAACTGTACAGAGAGAACATAATCTTGGTATGGAAGTTGGAACACATACGTACAGCCATAAAGTTCTCACAAGTCTTGACGCATCTACACTTGACAGTGAAATCAGCAAGTCTGTTAATGCGATTGAAGATGCCATTGGTGTGAAGCCAAGCTTAATGCGTCCTCCTTATGGAGCAGTAAACAAAACAGTATTATCTGCCGTAGGTGGATATAACCTTTGCTGTATGAACTGGTCCCTTGATACAGAGGACTGGAAAACAAAGAATGCAGATGCGACCTATAATGAAGTGATGAAAGCACAGGATGGAGATGTTGTACTTCTTCACGACATCCACGAATATAATGTAGATGCAGTAAAACGATTTGTTCCGGATTTGATCGCACAGGGATTCCAGTTAGTAACCGTACCTGAACTCTATAAAGCAAGAGGAGAATCTCTTGATGCGGGAACTGTTCATTATCGTACAGATCCTACAACACAGGCAGTGACAGAGACAACACCTGCAGATTCTACCGATGCAGCAACAGGAACTACCGCTGTTTCAGAGTAA
- the efp gene encoding elongation factor P, which translates to MISAGDFKNGLTIELEGNVFQIVDFQHVKPGKGAAFVRTKMKNIKNGGVVEKTFRPTEKFPPAHIERTDMQYLYTDGDLYYFMDVETFDQIALNEDMIGDSLKFVRENDMVKMISHNGDIFAVEPPMFAELEVTECEPGEKGNTATGATKPCTVETGAVVYVPLFVNLGDKLKIDTRTGEYLSRV; encoded by the coding sequence ATGATTTCTGCAGGCGATTTTAAAAATGGCTTAACTATCGAACTTGAGGGAAATGTATTTCAGATCGTAGATTTCCAGCATGTAAAACCAGGAAAGGGTGCAGCTTTCGTAAGAACAAAGATGAAGAATATTAAGAACGGTGGTGTTGTTGAGAAGACATTCCGTCCAACAGAGAAGTTCCCACCGGCACATATCGAGCGTACAGATATGCAGTATTTATACACAGATGGTGACTTATATTACTTCATGGATGTAGAGACATTCGATCAGATCGCATTGAACGAAGATATGATTGGTGACTCTCTTAAGTTTGTTCGTGAGAATGATATGGTTAAGATGATTTCTCATAACGGAGATATCTTTGCTGTTGAACCACCAATGTTTGCAGAGTTAGAAGTAACAGAATGTGAACCAGGTGAGAAAGGTAATACAGCAACAGGAGCAACAAAGCCTTGTACAGTTGAGACAGGAGCAGTTGTATACGTACCTTTATTTGTAAATCTTGGCGATAAGTTAAAGATTGATACCAGAACAGGAGAATACTTATCCAGAGTATAA
- a CDS encoding YqeG family HAD IIIA-type phosphatase — translation MRHMLYPDEYMDSTYAIDFKKLYKDGYRGILFDIDNTLVPHGAPADERAIALFKELKQIGFTTCLISNNKEPRVKSFCDKVDSDYIFKAGKPLPGGYEEGIRKIKTTKENTLFIGDQIFTDVLGAKRAGLYTIMVKPIHPKEEIQIVLKRYLERIVLFFYFRSIRKKSVEK, via the coding sequence ATGCGGCACATGTTATACCCGGATGAGTATATGGATTCTACTTATGCAATTGATTTTAAAAAGTTATATAAGGACGGATACAGAGGAATATTGTTCGATATTGATAACACTTTAGTTCCTCATGGAGCTCCTGCGGATGAGCGGGCGATTGCTTTGTTTAAAGAATTAAAACAGATAGGTTTTACAACCTGTCTTATATCGAATAATAAAGAACCGAGAGTAAAAAGTTTTTGCGATAAAGTAGATTCTGACTATATTTTTAAAGCAGGAAAACCTCTGCCGGGAGGATATGAAGAAGGAATCCGTAAAATAAAAACAACAAAAGAAAATACCCTGTTTATAGGAGATCAGATTTTTACAGACGTATTAGGGGCAAAGAGAGCCGGTCTTTACACGATCATGGTTAAGCCGATCCACCCAAAAGAAGAGATTCAGATCGTTCTCAAACGATATCTGGAAAGAATCGTTCTGTTTTTCTATTTCCGAAGCATAAGGAAAAAAAGTGTTGAAAAATAG